The genomic region GCCCGCGCACTCGCTGTCCCACCCGGCGGGCCGGACTCGCCGCATCCGGTGGCCAGGGCGCCGGTCAGGAGGACCAGCCCGAGCACCGTCCCTCGCCAAGGGGTCCCACCCGTTCCCATCCCATGACGCTATGCCGCCGGGTGCCCGGGATCAACGCCGCCCGCGGACAACGGATTTCCGGTGGGTCGGTTCGCGGCGTTGATCCGCTCCACATCGCTCGGATTCACCCCTCGCAGCATGCACGTCAGCCGCGCGGTGCACACCCGCTTGCCGTCCTCGTCACTGATCACGATCTCGTACGTGGCCGTCGAGCGGCCCCGGTGGGCAGGTGTGGCCACTCCGGTCACCAGGCCGGAGCGGGCGCCCCGGTGGTGGGTGCAGTTGAGGTCGACGCCGACGGCGATCTTGGAGCTGCCGCCGTGCAGCATGGCGCCGATCGAGCCGAGTGTCTCGGCGAGCACGGCGGAGGCGCCGCCGTGCAGGAGCCCGTACGGCTGGGTGTTGCCCTCGACCGGCATGGTGCCCACCACGCGGTCCACGGAGGCCTCGACGATCTGGACGCTCATGCGCGTGCCGAGGTCTCCGGCGGAGAACATGGCGACCAGGTCCATGCCGAGCGCCGAGTACTCGTCGATGACTTCCTGCGGGAACTGCACGCGGTGCTGCTCGCCCATGGGGTCCGGCTCCTTCGTCGTCGATCGTGCTGTCTGGATCAGGCTCGCCTAAGCGAACGCTCAGTTGGTGTCCGATTGTTCCAGACGGACGACGACGGACTTGCTGGCGGGCGTGTTGCTGGTGTCAGCCGTGGCGTCCAGCGGCACCAGGACGTTCGTCTCCGGGTAGTACGCGGCCGCGCAGCCGCGGGCCGTCGGGTAGTGGACGACCCGGAAACCGGGCGCGCGCCGCTCCACGCCGTCCCGCCACTCGCTGACCAGATCGGTGTACGAGCCGTCGGCGAGACCCAGCTCGCGCGCGTCCTCGGGGTTCACCAGAACCACCCGGCGGCCGTTCTTGATGCCCCGGTAGCGGTCGTCCAGGCCGTAGATCGTGGTGTTGTACTGGTCGTGCGAGCGCAGGGTCTGGAGGAGGAGACGGCCCTTCGGGAGCTTCGGGAACTCGACGGGTGCGGCGGTGAAGTTGGCCTTGCCGGTGGCCGTGGGGAAGCGGCGCTCGTCGCGCGGGGCGTGCGGGAGGGCGAAGCCGTTCGGGTCGGCCACGCGCGCGTTGAAGTCCTCGAAGCCCGGGATCACCCGCGCGACGCGGTCGCGGACCGTGGCGTAGTCCTTCTCGAACTCCTCCCAGGGCGTGCGGGATTCGGTGCCGAGGACGCGGCGGGCGAGGCGGCACACGATGGCGGGCTCGGACAGCAGGTGCTCGCTGGCGGGCTCCAGACGGCCGCGTGAGGCGTGCACCATGCCCATGGAGTCCTCGACCGTCACGAACTGCTCGCCGCCGCCCTGGAGATCGCGCTCGGTGCGGCCGAGGGTCGGCAGGATCAGGGCGCGCGCGCCCGTGACGGCGTGCGAGCGGTTGAGCTTCGTCGACACGTGCACGGTGAGGCGGGCGCGGCGCATGGCCGCCTCGGTGACCTCGGTGTCGGGGGAGGCCGACACGAAGTTGCCGCCCATCGCGAAGAAGACCTTGGCCTTGTCGTCGCGCATCGCGCGGATGGCCCGTACGACGTCGTAGCCGTGCCCGCGCGGCGGAGCGAAGCCGAACTCCTTCTCCAGGGCGTCCAGGAAGGCGGGCGCGGGGCGCTCGAAGATGCCCATCGTGCGGTCGCCCTGCACGTTCGAATGGCCGCGCACCGGGCAGACGCCCGCGCCCGGGCGGCCGATGTTGCCGCGCAGCAGAAGGAAGTTGACGACCTCGCGGATGGTCGGCACGGAGTGCTTGTGCTGGGTGAGACCCATCGCCCAGCAGACGATGGTGCGCTCCGAGGCGAGGACCATGCGCAGGGCTTCGTCGATCTCCGCGCGCGTGAGGCCCGTCGCGGTGAGCGTCTCGTCCCAGTCGGCGGCGCGGGCGGCCTCGGCGAACTCCTCGTAGCCGTGGGTGTGTTCGCCGACGAACGCCTCGTCGACGGCGCCCTCGGTCTCCAGGATCAGCTTGTTCAGGAGGCGGAAGAGGGCCTGGTCGCCGCCGATGCGGATCTGCAGGAACAGGTCGGTGAGCGCGGCGCCCTTGAGCATGCCCTGGGGGGTCTGCGGGTTCTTGAAGCGCTCCATGCCCGCCTCGGGCAGCGGGTTCACGGTGATGATCTTCGCGCCGCCCGCCTTCGCCTTCTCCAGGGCGGTGAGCATGCGCGGGTGGTTGGTGCCCGGGTTCTGCCCGGCGACGATGATCAGGTCCGCCTTGTACAGGTCCTCCAGGAGGACGCTGCCCTTGCCGATGCCGATGGTCTCGTTGAGCGCGGAACCCGACGACTCGTGGCACATGTTGGAACAGTCCGGCAGGTTGTTCGTACCGAACTCGCGGGCGAACAGCTGGTACAGGAACGCCGCCTCGTTGCTGGTGCGCCCCGAGGTGTAGAACAGCGCCTCGTCGGGGGAGGCGAGGGCGGTCAGCTCCTCGGCCACGATGTCGAAGGCGCGCTCCCAGGGCACCGCCTCGTAGTGGTCGGCGCCCTCCGCGAGGTACATGGGCTGGGTGAGACGGCCCTGCTGGCCCAGCCAGTAGCCACTGCGGTTCGCGAGGTCGGCGACCGTGTGCGCGGCGAAGAAGTCCGGGGTCACGCGGCGCAGGGTGGCCTCTTCGGCGACCGCCTTCGCGCCGTTCTCGCAGAACTCCGCCGTGTGCCGGTGCTCCGGCTCGGGCCAGGCGCAGCCGGGGCAGTCGAAGCCGTCCTTCTGATTGACCCGCAGCAGCGTCAGCGCCGTGCGCTTCACGCCCATCTGCTGCTGGGCCATGCGCAGGCTGTGCCCGATCGCGGGCAGTCCGGCGGCGGCGTGCTTCGGCGCGGCGACCTGCGGTGCGTCCTGAACCGGATCACTCTGGGGCGGCTTGCCGGCCATCGCGGCCTCCTCTTCGAGCACACGTGTG from Streptomyces sp. NBC_00878 harbors:
- a CDS encoding PaaI family thioesterase, producing MGEQHRVQFPQEVIDEYSALGMDLVAMFSAGDLGTRMSVQIVEASVDRVVGTMPVEGNTQPYGLLHGGASAVLAETLGSIGAMLHGGSSKIAVGVDLNCTHHRGARSGLVTGVATPAHRGRSTATYEIVISDEDGKRVCTARLTCMLRGVNPSDVERINAANRPTGNPLSAGGVDPGHPAA
- a CDS encoding FdhF/YdeP family oxidoreductase, whose amino-acid sequence is MAGKPPQSDPVQDAPQVAAPKHAAAGLPAIGHSLRMAQQQMGVKRTALTLLRVNQKDGFDCPGCAWPEPEHRHTAEFCENGAKAVAEEATLRRVTPDFFAAHTVADLANRSGYWLGQQGRLTQPMYLAEGADHYEAVPWERAFDIVAEELTALASPDEALFYTSGRTSNEAAFLYQLFAREFGTNNLPDCSNMCHESSGSALNETIGIGKGSVLLEDLYKADLIIVAGQNPGTNHPRMLTALEKAKAGGAKIITVNPLPEAGMERFKNPQTPQGMLKGAALTDLFLQIRIGGDQALFRLLNKLILETEGAVDEAFVGEHTHGYEEFAEAARAADWDETLTATGLTRAEIDEALRMVLASERTIVCWAMGLTQHKHSVPTIREVVNFLLLRGNIGRPGAGVCPVRGHSNVQGDRTMGIFERPAPAFLDALEKEFGFAPPRGHGYDVVRAIRAMRDDKAKVFFAMGGNFVSASPDTEVTEAAMRRARLTVHVSTKLNRSHAVTGARALILPTLGRTERDLQGGGEQFVTVEDSMGMVHASRGRLEPASEHLLSEPAIVCRLARRVLGTESRTPWEEFEKDYATVRDRVARVIPGFEDFNARVADPNGFALPHAPRDERRFPTATGKANFTAAPVEFPKLPKGRLLLQTLRSHDQYNTTIYGLDDRYRGIKNGRRVVLVNPEDARELGLADGSYTDLVSEWRDGVERRAPGFRVVHYPTARGCAAAYYPETNVLVPLDATADTSNTPASKSVVVRLEQSDTN